The Acidianus infernus genome window below encodes:
- the hemL gene encoding glutamate-1-semialdehyde 2,1-aminomutase, with product MSSELWKEALRYFPGGVNSPVRAAVKPYPFYVSYGKGAYIYTEDGNSLIDYVLGYGPLILGHANEYVKEKVIEQIEKGWLFGIPSRVEIELAKKISLHMPSIEKIRFVNSGTEATMNAIRLARGYTKRDKILKFNGNYHGAHDYALVDAGSAASEFGVPNSEGIPEEVLKTVIVCEYNDLQCVEKKLKNEDVAAVIVEPVMGNMGVIPPEKDFLKGLREITSTYNTLLIFDEVITGFRLSMGGAQEYFGVTADLTTLGKIIGGGFPIGAFGGKREIMDMLTPSGKVFNAGTFNANPISMSAGLATLEVMERENVIEKTTYVAEKVTEELERIKYPHVINRVKNMFQIFFGVEKVSNATEARRAKKEVYLQFQINLMKNGVYFPPSQFESVFTSLAHYDDNIISDTILAIKKSSELS from the coding sequence TTGAGTAGTGAGTTATGGAAAGAGGCTTTAAGGTATTTTCCAGGAGGAGTAAATAGCCCAGTTAGAGCTGCAGTAAAGCCTTATCCGTTTTACGTAAGCTATGGAAAAGGGGCATATATCTATACTGAAGATGGAAATTCCTTAATTGATTACGTATTAGGTTATGGCCCTTTAATTTTAGGTCATGCAAACGAATATGTAAAAGAGAAAGTTATAGAGCAAATAGAGAAAGGTTGGCTTTTCGGTATTCCATCACGTGTAGAAATAGAGCTTGCTAAAAAGATTTCTTTGCACATGCCTTCAATAGAAAAAATCAGATTTGTAAACAGCGGTACAGAAGCAACTATGAATGCAATAAGGCTGGCTAGAGGTTATACTAAGAGAGATAAAATATTGAAGTTTAATGGAAACTATCATGGAGCTCATGATTATGCATTAGTTGATGCAGGAAGTGCAGCAAGTGAATTCGGAGTTCCTAATTCTGAGGGTATACCAGAAGAGGTATTAAAGACTGTAATTGTATGTGAATATAATGATTTGCAATGCGTTGAAAAGAAGTTAAAAAATGAGGATGTTGCGGCAGTTATCGTGGAACCAGTTATGGGAAATATGGGAGTAATTCCACCAGAAAAAGACTTCTTAAAAGGGCTAAGGGAAATCACTTCAACTTATAATACTCTGCTAATTTTTGATGAAGTAATAACTGGATTTAGACTCTCGATGGGCGGAGCACAAGAATATTTTGGAGTTACAGCCGATCTTACTACCTTGGGTAAGATAATAGGCGGCGGATTCCCAATAGGGGCATTCGGTGGAAAAAGGGAAATTATGGATATGCTTACACCTAGTGGCAAAGTGTTTAACGCTGGAACTTTTAATGCAAATCCTATATCCATGAGCGCGGGCTTAGCTACATTAGAAGTTATGGAGAGAGAAAATGTTATTGAAAAAACGACATATGTTGCAGAAAAGGTTACGGAAGAACTTGAGAGAATAAAATACCCTCACGTTATAAACAGAGTGAAGAACATGTTCCAAATATTCTTTGGAGTTGAAAAAGTTAGCAATGCTACTGAAGCTAGAAGGGCAAAAAAGGAAGTATATCTACAATTCCAGATAAACTTAATGAAAAACGGAGTTTACTTCCCGCCAAGCCAATTTGAATCAGTCTTCACGTCATTAGCGCATTATGATGATAATATAATTAGTGATACAATTCTTGCTATCAAAAAATCAAGTGAGTTAAGTTGA
- the hemC gene encoding hydroxymethylbilane synthase: MIRIAARNSQLSQVQVKVVSDYLNKLGYKTEFIGVKTKADLFANEPLYKLGKGVFEKEVNEYVIRGLADLAVHSMKDLTSNLSEELDILATVKRDSPYDVLVSKKDVFDLDSGSVVGTSSIRRKNFMTFLRPDILVKDLRGNIDTRIKKYTSGEYEGIIIAEASILRLNLNINYFKLNPIDFTPEANQGIIAVVGKKNDERIRKLLSELHDQQTFNEAIAERSTIEIVGGGCHSPFGVYFEQIDDRLLGIASFSNGKKKITVTIERKGKPRDVGHELGKLLLREMKNEDLIP; encoded by the coding sequence TTGATTAGAATTGCTGCTAGAAATAGTCAACTTAGCCAAGTTCAAGTTAAGGTAGTTTCAGACTACTTAAATAAGCTTGGATACAAAACTGAATTTATTGGAGTAAAAACTAAGGCTGATTTGTTTGCTAATGAACCTTTGTATAAGCTAGGAAAAGGCGTATTTGAGAAAGAAGTTAACGAATACGTAATAAGAGGCCTAGCCGACCTGGCTGTTCATAGTATGAAGGATTTAACTAGTAATCTTAGTGAAGAATTAGATATTTTAGCTACAGTAAAAAGAGACTCTCCTTATGACGTTTTAGTCTCAAAAAAGGACGTTTTCGATTTAGATAGTGGCTCTGTTGTAGGAACTAGTAGCATCAGGAGAAAGAATTTCATGACATTTTTGAGGCCAGACATTTTAGTTAAAGACTTAAGGGGAAATATAGATACTAGGATTAAGAAATATACTTCTGGAGAGTATGAAGGAATAATAATAGCTGAAGCATCTATACTTAGATTAAATTTGAATATTAATTATTTCAAGCTTAATCCCATTGATTTTACTCCAGAGGCTAATCAAGGAATAATAGCTGTTGTTGGGAAAAAGAATGATGAGAGAATAAGAAAATTATTATCTGAATTACACGACCAACAAACTTTCAATGAGGCAATTGCTGAGAGAAGCACAATTGAAATTGTAGGAGGAGGCTGTCACTCGCCATTCGGAGTGTATTTTGAGCAAATTGATGATAGATTATTAGGCATAGCTAGTTTCTCTAATGGTAAAAAGAAGATTACTGTGACAATTGAAAGAAAAGGCAAGCCAAGAGATGTTGGTCACGAATTAGGAAAATTACTCTTAAGAGAGATGAAGAATGAGGATCTTATTCCTTAG
- a CDS encoding uroporphyrinogen-III synthase, which translates to MRILFLRPEGSKIPKVDFAEVINIPIFSPVCIDYPPLPLTEAYAFTSSNAVKCFHDFDKIKGKQIFSIGKSTAKELINYGINSLYPPNYDSLDLAEFIKSKGIKSLTAIRSKKASNDLKNSLQNIEYHEIYDYDTIINKEELEKSKDYLENCKIDVVVLTSSEIAKAVASSLKNCYKIISIGPMTTKTILSLRPDLKIFQSKIYDIEGVIDLIKKEVKFQ; encoded by the coding sequence ATGAGGATCTTATTCCTTAGACCAGAAGGTAGCAAAATACCTAAAGTTGATTTTGCGGAAGTTATAAATATACCAATTTTTAGTCCTGTTTGCATAGACTATCCTCCTTTGCCTTTAACAGAAGCTTATGCTTTTACAAGTTCTAATGCGGTAAAGTGCTTTCATGATTTTGATAAAATAAAAGGAAAACAAATCTTCTCTATAGGCAAAAGTACTGCAAAAGAGCTGATAAATTATGGAATTAATTCTCTTTATCCTCCAAATTATGATAGTCTAGACTTGGCGGAGTTCATTAAAAGTAAAGGAATAAAATCATTAACTGCCATAAGAAGTAAGAAGGCCTCTAATGATCTAAAGAATTCGCTTCAGAATATTGAATATCACGAAATTTATGATTATGATACTATTATCAATAAGGAAGAACTAGAAAAAAGTAAAGATTATCTGGAAAATTGTAAGATTGACGTGGTAGTTTTGACTAGCTCTGAAATAGCAAAGGCTGTCGCAAGTTCTCTTAAGAATTGCTATAAGATAATTAGTATAGGCCCTATGACTACTAAGACTATTTTGTCTCTAAGACCAGACCTAAAAATTTTTCAAAGTAAAATATATGATATAGAAGGCGTAATTGACTTAATCAAAAAGGAAGTGAAGTTTCAATGA
- a CDS encoding alkaline phosphatase family protein, whose translation MAFHLVDNFLYHLNTLYKFSQEGVYSRLESVYPAITPIALASLFTGLQPKNHGIVAPKIFVKGRKLSYPLTAYNSSSLTAEPIWSILGKKGYKVLVTSAPQALPDKWKLDNVILFDPYKSKIKKCTKGYVIKEGENRILGNKWNVKIDNNTFYITLPDGKEVKLAQGEWSNPIEFNAKCGGKDVNGIAFLHAREKDIYLTPPSFFTDWGNNKILLEEVWKNIALKEGIILDGDYKSLNKGLISFEEYMKTVELSYNFFYKYTEYLLTKTSWDFAITYLPTIDNLQHLLYGIDDSRALDAIFNAYKLADKFVELNSRYADTIFICSDHGISKIRKKIYINKVLEKINVLKIEDGKIDWRRTKAFYGGGGIIRINLKDREENGIVSKEEFPKLVKYIVRNLENIVDDGEKVFTRIYEKESPAGDREGDIEITPRYLYGMSSDVESTDDEIIKQVIPYKTSTGDHGYFRKEDMYGVFFAYGDKIRKTREKMEVRIIDIAPTILKLFNVQNKKSDGRALVEVLRL comes from the coding sequence ATGGCTTTTCATTTAGTTGATAATTTTCTTTATCACCTTAATACTTTATACAAATTCTCGCAGGAAGGAGTCTATAGTAGATTAGAAAGTGTGTATCCTGCAATAACTCCGATAGCTTTAGCTTCACTCTTTACAGGATTACAACCTAAAAACCACGGAATTGTAGCACCAAAAATTTTTGTTAAGGGAAGAAAACTTTCATATCCACTAACCGCTTATAACAGTTCTTCATTAACTGCAGAGCCAATATGGAGTATTTTAGGAAAAAAAGGTTACAAAGTTCTCGTAACGTCTGCTCCTCAAGCTCTACCAGATAAGTGGAAGCTTGATAATGTAATATTATTTGATCCCTATAAGTCTAAAATTAAAAAATGTACTAAAGGATATGTAATTAAAGAAGGAGAAAATAGGATATTAGGCAATAAATGGAATGTAAAAATTGATAATAATACATTTTATATAACCTTACCAGATGGTAAGGAAGTAAAATTAGCTCAAGGAGAGTGGAGTAATCCAATAGAATTTAATGCAAAATGTGGAGGGAAAGATGTTAATGGCATAGCCTTTTTACATGCTAGAGAAAAAGACATTTATCTAACTCCTCCATCGTTTTTTACTGATTGGGGTAATAATAAAATTCTTTTAGAAGAAGTTTGGAAAAATATTGCTTTGAAAGAAGGAATAATTTTAGATGGGGATTATAAATCATTAAATAAAGGTCTGATTTCTTTTGAGGAATATATGAAAACTGTAGAGTTATCATATAATTTCTTTTATAAATACACTGAATATCTTTTAACAAAAACTAGCTGGGATTTCGCAATTACATACTTACCAACTATAGATAATCTACAACATTTACTATATGGAATAGATGATTCTAGAGCTTTAGATGCTATATTTAATGCGTACAAATTGGCAGATAAGTTCGTTGAATTAAACTCAAGGTACGCAGATACAATTTTCATATGTTCTGATCATGGCATATCTAAGATTAGGAAGAAGATATATATTAATAAAGTATTAGAAAAAATAAATGTGTTAAAAATTGAAGATGGAAAAATTGATTGGAGAAGAACTAAAGCGTTCTATGGTGGTGGAGGCATAATAAGAATAAATCTAAAAGACAGAGAAGAAAATGGAATAGTAAGTAAAGAGGAATTTCCGAAACTAGTTAAATACATTGTTAGAAACTTAGAAAATATAGTAGATGATGGAGAAAAAGTTTTTACAAGAATCTATGAAAAAGAGAGTCCTGCAGGAGATAGAGAAGGAGATATAGAAATAACACCAAGATATTTATACGGAATGAGTAGCGATGTTGAAAGTACAGATGATGAGATAATTAAGCAAGTAATACCTTATAAAACCTCAACCGGAGATCATGGTTATTTTAGAAAAGAAGATATGTATGGAGTATTTTTTGCTTACGGAGATAAGATAAGGAAAACTCGCGAGAAAATGGAAGTTAGAATTATAGATATCGCACCAACAATATTAAAGTTATTTAATGTGCAAAATAAAAAATCTGATGGAAGGGCATTAGTAGAGGTATTAAGATTATGA
- a CDS encoding (2Fe-2S)-binding protein, with amino-acid sequence MKYIKSKKHKRYRFPKDCEEGLPYTEVIEDGKRIKVCENFEKYFHYSNHFSINFSSSIIHSKFLRSQFILNNIPRFLNLPEYYNENREIKIEINDKIDEIIIGEGISGLSALENCKNCILISPNFDDEIFLDPLCKDCSLKDKIKSIIKNNSNKIVYGRFIGRFDEGLVFRLKDNYLVIRKPAKVILASGSRFLPPVFPGNDLPGIISRRMYLKFLNLFKNVVVIGSTDDAIRTALISKSKIFLKKGTENFSKKYLELAENEGIDILEVNELKASRKGKKIVLYHDYGKEIVDAIVFAIVRQPRIEIANNLGIEYNFYHKSHIYLPVHNINGKVNDNYYVTGGMRGIYDYELSFLSGKIIFNEAIDEFYAELKETYLYHYYNKRGEEESSSISPYFFGNGYVCECEDIKLKDVEEQYKKGYRTVEEMKRTLGISTGYCQGKICSFLVGDYLNSNKLITFRSPLYSMW; translated from the coding sequence ATGAAATATATCAAAAGTAAGAAGCACAAGAGATATAGATTTCCCAAAGATTGCGAGGAAGGTTTGCCTTATACTGAAGTTATAGAAGATGGCAAAAGAATTAAGGTATGTGAGAATTTTGAAAAGTATTTTCATTATAGTAATCATTTTTCAATAAATTTTAGTTCCTCCATAATACATAGTAAGTTTCTTAGAAGTCAATTCATACTAAATAATATTCCCAGATTTCTGAACTTACCTGAATACTACAATGAAAACCGCGAGATAAAGATTGAGATAAACGATAAAATTGACGAAATAATAATAGGTGAGGGAATTAGCGGACTTTCTGCTTTAGAAAATTGTAAAAATTGTATTTTAATCTCTCCAAATTTTGACGATGAAATATTTCTAGATCCTCTATGTAAAGACTGCAGTTTAAAAGACAAAATTAAATCGATAATTAAAAATAACTCGAACAAAATAGTTTATGGTAGGTTTATTGGAAGGTTTGACGAAGGGTTAGTTTTTAGGCTAAAAGATAACTATCTAGTAATAAGGAAACCTGCTAAGGTTATCTTAGCCTCCGGTTCAAGATTCTTACCTCCAGTATTTCCCGGTAACGATTTACCCGGCATAATATCGCGTAGGATGTATCTGAAATTCTTAAATTTATTTAAAAATGTAGTAGTTATAGGCTCTACTGACGATGCCATAAGAACTGCATTAATTTCTAAATCAAAAATATTCCTAAAAAAAGGTACAGAAAATTTCTCCAAAAAATATCTTGAATTGGCGGAAAATGAAGGAATAGACATTCTAGAAGTAAATGAACTTAAGGCTTCAAGAAAAGGTAAGAAAATTGTGCTTTATCATGATTATGGGAAGGAAATTGTAGATGCTATAGTTTTTGCTATAGTTAGACAACCAAGAATTGAAATAGCTAACAATCTCGGAATCGAATACAATTTTTATCACAAATCTCATATTTATCTTCCAGTACATAATATAAATGGAAAAGTTAACGATAATTACTATGTGACAGGTGGGATGAGAGGAATTTATGATTATGAGCTGTCATTCTTAAGTGGAAAAATAATATTTAATGAAGCTATAGACGAATTTTACGCTGAACTAAAGGAGACCTATCTTTATCATTATTATAATAAGAGAGGAGAAGAAGAAAGTAGCAGTATTTCGCCTTATTTCTTTGGTAATGGTTATGTTTGCGAATGTGAGGATATTAAACTGAAAGATGTAGAGGAGCAGTATAAAAAAGGTTATAGAACTGTTGAAGAGATGAAAAGAACTCTTGGAATTTCTACAGGGTATTGCCAAGGAAAAATATGTAGCTTCCTAGTTGGAGATTATTTAAATAGCAATAAGCTAATAACTTTCAGATCTCCCTTATATTCAATGTGGTAA
- a CDS encoding NAD(P)/FAD-dependent oxidoreductase — MIIIGAGAHGLSLAYHLVKKGVKGIILVEQSRIGYGSSSRNASRFRYHFYSRENIEFALEGIKYLISQKKELKYNPLIYKTGYLWLLHDENLIGNFKKLHSLWSSYSIGGKFLECKEFEFLRVDGTCYFAPQDGAFHHDYMIYSYYEEIKDKVDIKYGKVSKILYNNGKITGIKLESGEEIKDNEVVVTAGAWSGELLKTANINLPIYPDRKEIFITEDVKFRIKPLVIDFKREIYFSHTLKGEIIGGIEKEDIGFKEFSISFLDSIEYLKRLREVVKGIEGIGILRGWSGYYEMTPDHSHVMGYGNDWPEGLFIDAGYSGHGMMFAPYAGKIMADLIADGEKNRFIQIFSPDRFNEEKLIEEKMVI; from the coding sequence ATGATAATAATAGGAGCTGGAGCTCACGGGTTAAGTTTAGCTTATCATTTAGTTAAAAAAGGAGTCAAGGGTATAATTCTTGTTGAACAGAGTAGGATAGGTTATGGTTCAAGTAGTAGGAATGCTAGCCGATTTAGATATCATTTTTACAGTAGAGAAAATATAGAGTTTGCATTAGAAGGAATAAAATATTTGATATCCCAAAAGAAAGAATTAAAATATAATCCTTTAATATACAAAACAGGATATTTATGGTTATTACATGATGAAAATTTAATAGGGAACTTTAAAAAATTGCATTCTTTATGGTCTTCCTATTCAATTGGCGGAAAATTTCTAGAGTGCAAAGAATTTGAGTTTCTTAGAGTAGATGGAACTTGCTATTTTGCTCCTCAAGATGGAGCATTTCATCATGATTACATGATTTATAGCTATTATGAAGAGATTAAGGATAAAGTAGATATAAAATATGGAAAAGTATCAAAAATTCTGTATAATAATGGAAAAATTACAGGAATCAAACTAGAAAGCGGAGAGGAGATAAAAGATAATGAGGTAGTAGTTACTGCAGGAGCTTGGTCAGGAGAATTACTAAAGACTGCTAACATAAACTTGCCTATATATCCAGATAGAAAGGAAATATTTATAACTGAAGATGTAAAATTTAGAATTAAACCACTTGTTATAGACTTCAAACGGGAAATTTACTTTTCCCATACATTAAAAGGAGAAATAATAGGCGGAATAGAGAAAGAAGATATTGGATTTAAGGAGTTTTCAATATCATTCTTAGATTCAATAGAGTACTTAAAGAGACTGAGAGAAGTTGTTAAGGGAATAGAAGGTATAGGAATTCTAAGAGGTTGGTCTGGGTACTATGAAATGACTCCAGATCACTCTCATGTAATGGGTTATGGAAATGATTGGCCAGAAGGATTATTTATTGATGCAGGATATAGTGGTCATGGAATGATGTTTGCACCTTACGCTGGGAAAATAATGGCAGATTTAATAGCTGATGGTGAGAAAAATAGATTTATACAGATATTCTCTCCTGATAGATTTAATGAAGAAAAACTAATTGAGGAAAAGATGGTTATTTAA
- a CDS encoding MBL fold metallo-hydrolase: MFFDIKKSGAILLGNNFTVDGHYERNFRVVTHFHADHILQLNKSISSCIGIISTPPTLEVLSVLGYDIPKKKAMGISYGIKIAIEDEKIELVQADHVFGAAQVVVTNSNGESVGYTGDFKNPGKGTPILNTDVLIVDTTYGKPAFRRKFRDEVEILFSDYVNDSLIYGPVRVYAYYGKIQEAMKILRRNGISAPFIVDGKIKEITDIAIKYGLEIKDVFSAKSPEAKDIIKDGWYVEFKHFHEFKNRDSKFTNFALSGWEFSSPIRDVDNKSKIVALSDHADFDELVYYVDSSSASLIVTDGGRKGYYKEFADYVNRYLNKKAISLPKD, encoded by the coding sequence GTGTTCTTCGATATTAAGAAGTCTGGTGCAATACTTTTAGGTAACAACTTTACAGTTGATGGGCATTATGAGCGAAATTTTAGAGTAGTAACTCATTTCCATGCTGATCATATTTTGCAATTAAATAAGAGCATTTCATCTTGCATTGGAATCATATCGACTCCTCCAACTCTTGAAGTTCTTTCAGTCTTAGGGTATGATATACCTAAGAAAAAGGCAATGGGAATAAGTTATGGTATAAAGATTGCAATAGAGGATGAGAAAATAGAACTAGTTCAAGCAGATCATGTATTTGGAGCTGCTCAAGTAGTTGTAACAAATTCTAATGGGGAAAGTGTAGGTTATACTGGAGATTTTAAGAATCCTGGGAAAGGTACTCCTATACTTAATACTGACGTATTAATTGTTGATACTACCTACGGAAAACCGGCATTTAGAAGAAAATTTAGAGATGAAGTCGAAATCTTATTTTCAGACTACGTAAACGATTCGCTAATTTATGGACCAGTAAGAGTCTATGCCTACTATGGAAAGATTCAAGAGGCAATGAAAATACTGAGAAGAAATGGAATTTCGGCCCCTTTTATAGTAGATGGCAAAATAAAAGAAATTACAGACATTGCAATAAAGTATGGCCTAGAAATAAAAGACGTTTTCTCAGCTAAGAGTCCTGAAGCTAAGGATATAATAAAAGACGGTTGGTACGTGGAATTTAAACATTTTCATGAGTTCAAAAATAGGGACTCTAAATTTACAAATTTTGCACTATCTGGATGGGAATTCTCCAGTCCAATAAGAGATGTGGATAATAAATCTAAAATAGTTGCACTCAGTGATCATGCAGATTTTGATGAGCTAGTTTATTATGTAGATTCTTCCTCTGCCTCTTTAATAGTAACTGATGGAGGAAGAAAAGGTTACTATAAGGAATTTGCAGATTATGTTAATAGATACTTAAATAAGAAGGCCATTAGCTTGCCTAAAGATTAA
- a CDS encoding ATP-dependent DNA ligase, whose translation MEFKIIAEYFDRLEKISSRLQLTSLLADLFKKTDTNVIDKVVYIIQGKLWPDFLGMPELGIGEKFLIRALSIATGVSDDEIEKMYKSVGDLGQVAFDIKQKQQSASILAFLGAQKASKPLTVEKVYDDLTKVATSTGEGSRDIKIRLLAGLLKDASPLEAKYLVRFVDGRLRVGIGDATILDALAITFGGGQNFRPIVERAYNLRADLGNIAKILANGGIEQLKNIKPQPGIPIRPMLAERLSDPAEMLNKVGNLALVDYKYDGERGQIHKAGDKIFIFSRRLENITNQYPDVVEYISKYVKGNEFIVEGEIIPVDPETGEMRPFQELMHRKRKSDIHEAIKEYPVNVFLFDLMYYEGEDYTVKPLSERRKKLESIVEDNDYVHIATHIITDNVEKLKEFFYQAISEGAEGVMVKSLAPDAIYQAGSRGWLWIKFKRDYQSEMADTVDLVMVGAFYGKGRKGGKYSSFLMAAYNPDKDVFETVCKVASGFTDAELDDLQKKIAELKRDSPHPRVVSTMVPDVWLTPVLVAEIIGAEITISPLHTCCKDQYGEGGLSIRFPRFIRWRPDKSPEDATTSREILEMYKSQLKKIEEKPSDQNV comes from the coding sequence ATGGAGTTTAAAATTATAGCTGAATACTTTGATAGACTAGAAAAGATATCTTCTAGGCTTCAACTTACATCATTACTTGCAGATCTTTTTAAGAAAACTGATACAAATGTTATTGATAAAGTTGTATATATAATTCAAGGTAAACTATGGCCAGACTTCTTAGGAATGCCAGAATTAGGAATAGGTGAAAAATTCCTCATAAGAGCATTATCAATAGCTACAGGCGTAAGCGATGATGAAATAGAAAAAATGTATAAATCCGTAGGTGACTTAGGGCAAGTAGCTTTTGATATAAAGCAAAAACAACAGTCTGCCAGCATTTTAGCGTTTTTAGGAGCACAAAAGGCTTCAAAGCCACTAACTGTAGAAAAAGTTTATGATGATTTAACAAAAGTTGCTACAAGCACTGGAGAAGGTAGTAGAGATATTAAAATCAGACTATTAGCAGGATTACTTAAAGACGCGTCTCCGCTTGAAGCTAAATATTTGGTTAGATTTGTTGATGGTAGGTTAAGAGTTGGAATAGGAGATGCTACAATATTAGATGCACTAGCAATAACTTTCGGTGGCGGACAGAACTTTAGGCCTATAGTTGAAAGGGCATACAATTTGAGGGCAGATTTAGGTAATATTGCAAAAATATTGGCAAATGGCGGAATTGAGCAACTGAAGAACATCAAACCTCAGCCAGGAATTCCAATAAGGCCAATGCTGGCTGAAAGATTATCGGACCCTGCAGAGATGTTAAATAAAGTAGGCAATCTTGCATTGGTTGATTACAAGTATGATGGAGAGAGAGGGCAAATCCACAAGGCTGGGGATAAAATTTTCATATTCTCTAGAAGATTAGAAAATATAACAAATCAATATCCTGACGTAGTAGAGTATATTTCAAAATACGTTAAAGGCAATGAGTTCATAGTTGAAGGAGAAATAATACCAGTAGACCCAGAAACCGGCGAAATGAGACCTTTCCAAGAGTTAATGCATAGGAAAAGGAAGTCCGATATTCACGAGGCTATAAAAGAATATCCAGTTAACGTATTCTTGTTTGATTTAATGTACTATGAAGGAGAAGATTATACAGTAAAGCCGTTATCAGAAAGACGTAAGAAGTTAGAATCAATAGTTGAAGATAACGATTATGTGCATATAGCTACTCATATTATAACTGATAATGTAGAAAAACTAAAGGAATTCTTCTACCAGGCAATTTCTGAAGGCGCAGAAGGCGTTATGGTAAAATCTCTGGCACCAGATGCAATATACCAGGCAGGATCAAGAGGCTGGCTTTGGATAAAGTTTAAGAGAGATTACCAGAGCGAAATGGCAGATACTGTAGACCTGGTAATGGTAGGAGCTTTTTACGGTAAAGGAAGGAAAGGAGGTAAATATAGTTCCTTCCTAATGGCAGCATATAACCCAGACAAGGATGTTTTCGAGACTGTATGTAAGGTTGCTTCTGGTTTTACTGACGCAGAACTTGACGATTTACAGAAGAAAATTGCAGAGTTAAAAAGAGATTCTCCTCACCCAAGAGTTGTTTCAACTATGGTTCCAGATGTTTGGTTAACACCAGTGCTTGTTGCCGAAATAATTGGAGCAGAAATAACTATATCTCCTTTGCACACATGTTGCAAGGATCAATATGGAGAAGGTGGTTTATCAATAAGATTCCCAAGATTTATAAGGTGGAGGCCAGATAAAAGCCCGGAAGATGCAACTACTAGTCGTGAAATTCTTGAGATGTATAAGAGCCAATTAAAGAAGATCGAAGAAAAGCCGTCAGATCAAAATGTATAA
- the dcd gene encoding dCTP deaminase, with amino-acid sequence MILGDRDLKYYLEKGWIVISPLTQDTIRENGVDLRVGGEIARFRKTDEVYEDGKDPRSFYEIEKGDEFIIHPNEHVLLVTEEYVKLPNDVMAFVNLRSSFARLGLFIPPTIVDAGFEGQLTIEVLGSAFPVKIKRGTRFLHLIFAKTLTPVENPYHGKYQGQQGVTLPKNGR; translated from the coding sequence ATGATTCTTGGGGATAGAGATTTAAAATACTACCTGGAAAAGGGTTGGATAGTAATTTCTCCTCTTACTCAAGACACTATAAGAGAGAACGGGGTCGATTTAAGAGTAGGCGGAGAAATTGCCCGATTCAGGAAAACGGATGAGGTCTACGAAGATGGAAAGGATCCTCGGTCATTTTATGAAATTGAAAAGGGAGATGAGTTCATCATTCATCCTAACGAACACGTGCTATTAGTTACTGAAGAATACGTGAAATTGCCAAATGACGTAATGGCATTTGTGAACCTTCGTTCATCTTTTGCTAGGTTAGGCCTATTCATCCCTCCAACGATAGTAGATGCTGGATTTGAAGGTCAGCTCACAATAGAAGTGCTAGGTTCAGCCTTTCCAGTCAAAATAAAAAGAGGCACGAGGTTTCTACACCTCATTTTCGCCAAAACTTTAACACCAGTAGAGAACCCCTACCACGGTAAATATCAAGGACAACAAGGTGTAACTTTACCTAAAAATGGGAGGTAA